A genomic window from Leptolyngbya sp. BL0902 includes:
- the bchM gene encoding magnesium protoporphyrin IX methyltransferase, with amino-acid sequence MTLTNDKTDDKTVVRDYFNATGFDRWRRIYGDGEVNKVQLDIRKGHQKTVDTLLDWLKADDNLKDITCCDAGCGVGSLSIPLAQEGAKVYSSDISAKMVEEAQKRAEEALNGENVPTFEVKDLEELSGSYHTVICLDVLIHYPKEQVEGMIKHLSSLAESRLILSFAPKTPCYTLLKKIGEFFPGPSKTTRAYLHREADIVAILESSGWKIERRAMTKTQFYFSRMLEAVKASA; translated from the coding sequence ATGACGCTGACCAACGACAAAACCGACGATAAAACCGTAGTCCGCGACTATTTCAACGCCACGGGCTTCGACCGCTGGCGGCGCATCTACGGCGATGGCGAAGTCAACAAAGTGCAGCTCGACATTCGCAAAGGCCACCAAAAAACCGTTGATACCCTGCTGGACTGGCTGAAGGCCGACGACAATCTCAAGGACATCACCTGCTGCGATGCGGGGTGTGGTGTGGGCAGTCTCTCCATTCCCCTAGCTCAGGAGGGTGCGAAGGTCTATTCCAGCGATATTTCGGCCAAAATGGTAGAAGAAGCCCAGAAACGAGCCGAAGAAGCCCTCAATGGCGAAAATGTGCCCACCTTTGAGGTGAAGGACCTAGAAGAGCTATCGGGTAGCTACCATACGGTGATTTGCCTGGATGTGCTGATCCACTACCCCAAAGAACAGGTGGAAGGCATGATCAAGCACCTCAGTTCCCTGGCCGAATCGCGCCTGATCCTCAGCTTTGCGCCCAAAACGCCTTGCTATACCCTGTTGAAGAAAATCGGCGAATTTTTCCCCGGCCCCAGCAAAACCACCCGCGCCTATCTACATCGCGAGGCCGATATCGTCGCCATTCTAGAATCCAGCGGCTGGAAAATTGAGCGCCGCGCCATGACCAAAACCCAGTTCTACTTTTCCCGAATGCTGGAAGCCGTGAAGGCCAGCGCCTAG
- the purE gene encoding 5-(carboxyamino)imidazole ribonucleotide mutase gives MTTATTAPEIGIIMGSDSDLPTMQAAVEVCEAFGVAYEVAIVSAHRTPERMVQYAQTARNRGLKVIIAGAGGAAHLPGMVAALTPLPVVGVPVVSRTMQGLDSLYSIVQMPGGIPVATVAIGNAKNAGLLAVQILACDRPALLDQVAEYRRTLEAEVLAKQAHLDRLGSQAYLQTMA, from the coding sequence ATGACAACAGCGACGACAGCGCCGGAAATTGGCATCATCATGGGCAGCGATTCGGATTTGCCCACGATGCAGGCGGCAGTAGAGGTGTGCGAAGCCTTTGGGGTGGCCTACGAGGTGGCGATTGTGTCGGCCCACCGCACCCCAGAGCGCATGGTGCAATACGCCCAAACGGCCCGCAACCGGGGGCTAAAGGTGATTATTGCCGGAGCTGGAGGAGCCGCCCATCTACCAGGGATGGTGGCGGCCCTCACGCCCTTGCCCGTGGTGGGGGTGCCCGTGGTGAGCCGCACCATGCAGGGGCTAGATTCGCTCTACAGCATTGTGCAAATGCCGGGGGGGATTCCGGTGGCGACGGTGGCCATTGGCAATGCTAAAAATGCGGGGCTGTTGGCGGTGCAAATTTTGGCCTGTGACCGCCCTGCCTTGCTGGATCAAGTGGCGGAATATCGCCGCACGTTAGAGGCCGAGGTCTTGGCCAAGCAAGCCCACCTAGACCGTCTTGGCAGCCAAGCCTACCTTCAGACCATGGCCTAG
- a CDS encoding ammonium transporter, with amino-acid sequence MPPFDQAAKRIFGRVGSWAGLACIPLAIGIVVTWSMAAHAQDELTAADVQTVLDNIWVLIAAFLVIFMNAGFAMVETGFCRQKNAVNILTKNLLVFALATLSFWFIGFSLMFGGLAGNGWIGWGGIFLGGPAENYGLETGTGLTKDTFFLFQAAFAGTAATIVSGAVAERVKFLDFVIFSVLLTAIAYPITGHWLWGGGWLAEIGFHDFAGSTIVHSVGGWAALMGAALLGPRMGKYTSEGQVSALPGHNLSIATLGCLILWLGWFGFNPGSQLAADLAVPYIAVTTNIAAAAGGMAATLTSWTLSGKPDLSMSINGILAGLVGVTAGCYVVGYAGAFWIGLVAGVIVVFSVGFFDSIKIDDPVGATSVHLVCGIWGTLAVGLFANGNNFTQAGAEDAIVGLFYGGGVGQLGAQILGVLSIGLFTVVATTIFWMVLKNTLGIRVSPEEEMKGLDIGEHGMEAYSGFLKDTTDMTGVM; translated from the coding sequence GTGCCGCCCTTTGACCAAGCGGCAAAGCGGATCTTTGGTCGGGTTGGAAGCTGGGCTGGGTTGGCCTGCATTCCCCTGGCTATCGGGATTGTCGTCACCTGGAGCATGGCTGCCCACGCCCAGGATGAACTGACGGCGGCGGATGTGCAAACCGTCCTCGACAACATCTGGGTGCTGATTGCGGCCTTCCTCGTGATTTTTATGAACGCGGGTTTCGCCATGGTGGAGACCGGGTTCTGTCGGCAGAAGAACGCCGTGAACATTCTCACCAAGAACCTGCTGGTGTTTGCCCTGGCAACCCTTTCTTTCTGGTTCATCGGCTTTTCGCTGATGTTTGGCGGACTCGCCGGTAACGGCTGGATTGGCTGGGGTGGCATCTTCCTGGGTGGCCCCGCCGAAAACTACGGCCTAGAAACGGGAACAGGTCTCACTAAAGACACCTTCTTCCTGTTCCAAGCCGCCTTTGCGGGTACCGCCGCCACTATCGTGTCCGGTGCCGTGGCAGAACGGGTGAAGTTCCTCGACTTTGTGATCTTCAGCGTGCTGCTGACCGCCATTGCCTACCCCATCACGGGCCACTGGCTCTGGGGTGGTGGCTGGCTGGCCGAAATTGGATTCCACGACTTTGCTGGTTCTACCATTGTCCACTCCGTCGGTGGTTGGGCTGCGCTCATGGGTGCTGCCCTGCTTGGCCCCCGCATGGGCAAGTACACCTCCGAAGGTCAGGTGAGCGCTCTTCCTGGCCACAACCTCAGCATTGCAACTCTGGGCTGTTTGATTCTGTGGCTGGGCTGGTTCGGCTTCAACCCCGGTTCCCAACTGGCGGCTGACCTGGCGGTGCCCTACATTGCTGTGACCACCAACATTGCGGCGGCAGCGGGTGGTATGGCTGCTACCCTAACCTCCTGGACGCTGAGCGGCAAGCCCGACCTGTCCATGAGCATCAACGGCATTCTGGCTGGCCTGGTAGGTGTTACCGCTGGCTGCTACGTGGTGGGCTACGCCGGGGCCTTCTGGATCGGCTTGGTTGCGGGCGTCATTGTGGTGTTCTCCGTCGGCTTCTTCGACAGCATCAAAATTGATGACCCCGTGGGTGCCACCTCCGTTCACTTGGTCTGCGGCATCTGGGGCACCTTGGCGGTGGGTCTGTTTGCCAACGGCAACAACTTCACCCAAGCTGGTGCTGAAGATGCCATCGTCGGCCTGTTCTACGGCGGCGGTGTGGGCCAACTGGGGGCACAAATCTTAGGTGTGCTGTCCATTGGTCTGTTCACCGTAGTGGCTACCACCATCTTCTGGATGGTGCTGAAGAACACCCTGGGCATCCGCGTCTCCCCCGAAGAGGAGATGAAGGGCCTGGATATTGGCGAACACGGCATGGAAGCCTACAGCGGTTTCCTGAAGGACACCACCGACATGACCGGGGTAATGTAG
- a CDS encoding protein tyrosine phosphatase family protein — MTTLTMMRQFLPISDTLATAGQPTEAEFVALAQAGYEVVINLALPTSDHALPDEQAAVAGLGMAYVAIPVVWENPTLTDLDQFFAAMDTYQGRKILVHCALNMRVSVFVYLYRVLKLGLDPAAAQQDLLSIWQPNECWQRFIDQAIASL, encoded by the coding sequence ATGACGACCCTCACCATGATGCGCCAGTTTTTGCCGATTTCAGACACCCTCGCCACCGCCGGACAGCCCACTGAAGCAGAGTTTGTCGCCCTCGCCCAGGCGGGCTATGAGGTCGTCATAAACCTGGCTCTGCCGACCTCTGACCATGCGTTGCCCGATGAACAGGCCGCCGTGGCAGGTCTGGGCATGGCCTATGTGGCAATTCCCGTGGTGTGGGAAAACCCAACGCTGACGGATCTAGATCAGTTTTTTGCGGCGATGGATACCTACCAGGGACGCAAAATCTTGGTTCACTGCGCCCTCAATATGAGGGTTTCGGTGTTTGTCTATCTTTATCGGGTGCTGAAATTGGGGCTTGACCCTGCCGCCGCCCAGCAGGATTTGTTGAGCATTTGGCAACCTAATGAGTGCTGGCAGCGGTTTATCGACCAGGCCATAGCATCGCTGTAG
- a CDS encoding alpha/beta fold hydrolase — MSPDYLLFAQHGWADNNQHMVALAQQLATDATRIIAPSLNYAMTWLRMAPLVEEVEQIATKAVETYPDAPLRIVGHSMGGLIWLEVLTRHPDWWPKVEFLVLVASPVGGADLGRIIDPLQVGVGIAADLGQDRRAMASAIAERVNTLVIAGNLDGGSDGTITLESAKVPHAQFVDMEGLSHATMRDHPWVIETIRQFWQGKSFSEPLTQHPVIEQLRAIPGMTDAHLRDLPQSEPFLTLEDDSVIRVWRHPLGIDHVFVTTSSGACLYAGYVGWLHRTELWHTLTHLKETVAHPQTSDGQEIDAPCGLDGS, encoded by the coding sequence ATGTCGCCAGATTATCTTCTTTTTGCCCAACATGGCTGGGCCGACAATAACCAACACATGGTCGCCCTAGCGCAGCAGTTAGCTACCGATGCTACCCGCATCATTGCCCCTAGTCTCAACTATGCGATGACCTGGCTGCGGATGGCTCCGTTGGTGGAAGAGGTGGAGCAGATCGCCACAAAGGCAGTGGAGACTTACCCCGACGCGCCCCTGCGCATCGTTGGCCATTCCATGGGCGGGCTGATTTGGCTGGAGGTGCTCACTCGCCATCCCGACTGGTGGCCGAAGGTGGAGTTCCTGGTATTGGTGGCCTCTCCGGTGGGCGGGGCCGACTTGGGCCGGATTATTGACCCCCTCCAGGTGGGGGTGGGCATTGCCGCTGACCTGGGCCAAGACCGACGGGCCATGGCCAGCGCCATCGCTGAACGGGTCAATACCTTGGTGATTGCAGGCAACCTAGACGGCGGCAGCGACGGCACCATTACCCTAGAAAGCGCCAAAGTTCCCCACGCCCAGTTTGTAGATATGGAAGGGCTGAGCCATGCCACCATGCGCGACCACCCCTGGGTAATAGAAACTATTCGACAATTCTGGCAAGGCAAAAGCTTTAGCGAACCCCTCACCCAGCACCCAGTCATTGAACAACTGCGGGCCATCCCCGGCATGACCGACGCTCACCTGCGCGACCTGCCCCAATCAGAACCGTTTTTGACCCTAGAAGATGACTCGGTCATTCGCGTCTGGCGGCATCCCCTCGGCATCGATCATGTGTTTGTGACCACCTCCAGTGGAGCCTGTCTTTACGCGGGCTACGTCGGCTGGCTGCATCGCACCGAACTATGGCACACCCTCACCCACCTGAAGGAGACTGTGGCCCATCCCCAGACATCTGATGGCCAAGAGATAGATGCCCCATGCGGCCTAGATGGATCCTAG
- a CDS encoding sodium-dependent bicarbonate transport family permease: MDFILDFLARFGSQLQSPTLGFLIGGVIIAALGSELAIPDAIYKFIVFMLLIKVGLTGGMAVREANLAEMLLPAVFAVVTGIVIVLIGRYTFAKLPGIRVVDALATAGLFGAVSGSTMVAGITMLEGQGMAFEAWASALYPFMDISALVMAIVMASLYSSKQKREKYLKNEKFLSQEYGDRQPVAVGGYADEVGGGSSGYAGESGGSGGSYASASDGSASGKVRVWPIVKESLQGSALSALLLGMALGILTRPESVYESFYDPLFRGLLSILMLIMGMEAWARLNELRKVAQWYALYAFVAPFVHGFIAFGLGMIAHYVTGFSPGGVALMAVIAASSSDISGPPTLRAGIPSANPSAYIGASTAIGTPVAIALCIPFFVGLAQALMGS, from the coding sequence GTGGATTTCATACTCGATTTTTTGGCCCGGTTTGGTTCACAGTTGCAGTCCCCCACCCTGGGGTTTTTGATTGGCGGCGTCATCATTGCTGCCCTCGGTAGCGAACTGGCAATTCCCGACGCCATCTATAAGTTCATCGTGTTCATGCTGCTGATCAAGGTCGGCCTGACCGGGGGTATGGCCGTTCGCGAGGCCAACCTGGCAGAAATGCTGCTCCCTGCCGTGTTTGCGGTCGTGACCGGGATTGTGATCGTGTTGATCGGTCGCTATACCTTCGCCAAGCTGCCCGGTATCCGCGTTGTAGATGCCCTAGCAACGGCAGGATTATTCGGTGCCGTTAGTGGTTCGACCATGGTGGCGGGCATCACCATGTTGGAGGGCCAAGGCATGGCCTTCGAGGCTTGGGCCAGTGCCCTCTATCCCTTTATGGATATCTCAGCGCTGGTGATGGCGATTGTGATGGCCAGCCTCTACAGCAGCAAACAGAAGCGTGAGAAGTATCTCAAAAATGAGAAGTTCCTCAGTCAGGAGTATGGGGATAGACAGCCCGTTGCCGTCGGTGGCTATGCCGATGAGGTGGGCGGGGGCTCCTCCGGCTATGCTGGCGAATCGGGCGGTTCTGGCGGTAGCTATGCCAGTGCATCGGACGGTTCTGCCAGCGGCAAAGTTCGGGTTTGGCCCATCGTCAAAGAAAGCCTCCAGGGATCGGCCCTTTCGGCTCTGCTACTGGGGATGGCCCTCGGTATTCTCACCCGGCCCGAAAGCGTCTACGAAAGCTTTTACGATCCCCTCTTCCGGGGGCTGCTGTCTATCCTGATGCTGATTATGGGGATGGAAGCCTGGGCAAGACTGAACGAGCTCCGCAAGGTAGCCCAGTGGTACGCCCTCTACGCCTTTGTGGCTCCCTTTGTGCACGGGTTTATCGCCTTTGGGTTGGGGATGATTGCCCACTACGTTACAGGCTTCAGTCCGGGCGGTGTGGCGCTTATGGCCGTCATTGCCGCCTCCAGCTCCGATATCTCGGGGCCTCCCACCCTGCGAGCGGGCATTCCCTCGGCTAACCCCTCCGCCTACATTGGGGCCTCCACCGCCATCGGTACTCCGGTTGCCATTGCCCTTTGCATCCCGTTCTTTGTGGGTCTGGCCCAGGCGCTGATGGGGAGCTAA
- a CDS encoding P-II family nitrogen regulator, translating to MSKPAKKLVIITEKLLLKQIAKIIDAAGASGYTVVETGGKGSRNMRSSGQPSVSDTTSNIKFEVLTDTQDMALAIADKVAMQFFNDYAGIIYICDAEVLYAHSFCGPEGC from the coding sequence ATGTCTAAGCCAGCTAAAAAACTTGTCATCATCACCGAAAAACTGCTGCTAAAACAGATCGCCAAAATCATTGATGCCGCTGGGGCCAGCGGCTATACCGTGGTCGAAACGGGCGGTAAGGGCAGCCGCAATATGCGATCCTCTGGCCAGCCCAGCGTTTCCGATACCACCTCGAATATCAAGTTTGAGGTGCTGACCGATACCCAAGACATGGCCCTCGCCATTGCCGATAAAGTGGCCATGCAGTTTTTCAATGACTATGCGGGCATTATCTACATCTGTGATGCTGAAGTGCTGTACGCCCATAGCTTCTGCGGCCCAGAGGGCTGTTGA
- a CDS encoding response regulator, with product MALSQPTLTPPPRILVIEDDYANRLLFSDYLTYAGFVVLALADGTELGPTLHAFQPDLLVLDLGLPDPDGYCILEQLQTPGGGPQLPVVVVSGYAFVDHQERALALGVHQYLIKPVRMKHLVQAIQSALVR from the coding sequence ATGGCGTTATCCCAGCCGACCCTTACCCCACCGCCTCGCATTCTCGTGATTGAGGATGACTATGCTAACCGATTGCTCTTTTCTGACTATTTGACCTATGCGGGGTTTGTGGTGCTTGCCCTAGCCGATGGCACCGAGCTTGGCCCCACCCTCCACGCCTTTCAGCCCGATCTGCTAGTGTTAGACCTGGGCCTGCCAGACCCCGACGGTTACTGCATTCTAGAGCAACTGCAAACCCCTGGGGGCGGGCCACAGCTTCCGGTGGTGGTGGTATCGGGCTATGCCTTTGTGGATCATCAAGAACGCGCCTTGGCCCTCGGTGTCCATCAGTATTTGATCAAACCCGTGCGGATGAAACATCTTGTCCAAGCAATCCAGTCGGCGTTGGTTCGCTGA
- the uvrC gene encoding excinuclease ABC subunit UvrC, whose product MTAAVPATTFINDPDRLETRLKEIPKEPGVYFMKDSRDQILYIGKSKCLRNRVRSYFRDIYGHAPRITTMVMQVVDIEIIVTDTESEALALEANLIKHHQPHFNVLLKDDKKYPYLCVTWSEEYPRIFITRKRLRHSKDRYYGPYVDVGLLRSTLSLVKRIFPLRQRPQPVHKNRPCLNYDIGRCPGVCQRLISPEEYRKTLQRVVMVFQGRTTELVDILTGHMEKAAEDLKFEQAAHLRDQIRGLERLCADQKVALPDDTVSRDAIALAADDKHACVQIFQVRAGRLVGRLGFVADAEAGDPGTILQRVLENHYQTVDPVEIPSVILAQHALPEAEILADYLTQRRGRKVSIEVPQRQVKADLIDMVERNAQYELARTQAVADRTLQSLQDLAVALDLPDLPKRIEGYDISHIQGSDAVASQVVFVDGLPAKQHYRHYKIKNPDVRPGHSDDFASMAEVIRRRFRRYAADPNLPRIGNPDWPDLVMIDGGKGQLSAVVDVLKDLNLLQDLNVVSLAKKREEIFLPGESQPLTTEADQPGVQLLRRLRDEAHRFAISFHRQKRTERMRRSRLSDIPGLGHHRQKELLAAFRSIDYIREASPEQLATVPGIGPQLAQTIYTYFHPQSDLTGATDDIPQTPLTRIDEATPGPETPGALQLTPGHNGDSDPHP is encoded by the coding sequence GTGACCGCTGCGGTACCCGCGACAACCTTTATCAACGATCCCGACCGTTTAGAGACCCGCCTCAAAGAGATCCCCAAGGAGCCGGGGGTCTACTTCATGAAGGATAGCCGCGACCAGATTTTGTACATCGGCAAATCCAAATGTTTGCGGAACCGGGTGCGGTCGTATTTTCGCGACATCTATGGCCATGCCCCCCGCATTACCACCATGGTGATGCAGGTGGTAGATATCGAAATCATCGTCACCGATACGGAATCTGAGGCGCTGGCCCTAGAGGCGAACCTGATTAAGCATCACCAGCCCCACTTCAATGTGCTGCTGAAGGACGACAAAAAGTATCCCTACCTCTGCGTCACCTGGTCGGAGGAGTATCCCCGCATTTTCATCACCCGCAAGCGCTTGAGGCACAGCAAAGATCGGTATTACGGCCCCTATGTGGATGTGGGCCTGCTCCGCAGCACCCTGAGCCTGGTGAAGCGGATTTTCCCGTTGCGCCAGCGGCCCCAGCCCGTCCACAAAAATCGCCCCTGCCTGAACTACGACATTGGCCGCTGCCCTGGGGTGTGCCAACGGCTGATTTCCCCGGAGGAGTACCGCAAAACCCTGCAACGGGTGGTGATGGTGTTTCAGGGGCGCACCACGGAACTGGTGGATATTTTGACCGGGCACATGGAAAAAGCCGCCGAGGACTTGAAGTTTGAGCAGGCCGCCCACCTGCGGGATCAGATTCGTGGGTTAGAACGGCTCTGCGCCGACCAAAAGGTGGCTCTACCGGACGACACCGTTTCGCGGGATGCCATTGCCCTGGCGGCGGACGACAAACACGCCTGCGTACAAATCTTCCAGGTGCGGGCGGGGCGCTTAGTGGGGCGGCTGGGCTTTGTGGCCGATGCCGAGGCGGGTGATCCCGGCACGATTTTGCAGCGGGTACTGGAAAACCACTATCAAACGGTGGATCCGGTGGAAATTCCCTCGGTGATTTTGGCCCAGCACGCCCTACCCGAAGCGGAAATTTTGGCGGACTACCTCACCCAGCGGCGGGGGCGCAAAGTCTCCATCGAAGTGCCCCAGCGCCAGGTGAAGGCCGACCTGATCGACATGGTGGAGCGCAACGCCCAGTACGAACTGGCCCGCACCCAGGCCGTGGCCGACCGCACCTTGCAATCCCTGCAAGATCTCGCCGTTGCCCTCGACCTGCCCGACCTGCCCAAACGCATCGAAGGCTACGACATTTCCCACATCCAGGGTTCCGATGCCGTCGCGTCCCAAGTCGTATTTGTAGACGGACTACCCGCCAAGCAGCACTACCGCCACTACAAAATCAAAAACCCCGACGTGCGCCCCGGCCACTCCGACGACTTTGCCAGCATGGCCGAGGTGATCCGCCGCCGATTCCGTCGCTATGCCGCCGATCCCAACCTGCCCCGCATCGGCAATCCCGACTGGCCGGACTTGGTGATGATTGACGGGGGCAAGGGCCAACTTTCTGCGGTGGTGGACGTTCTCAAAGACCTCAACCTGCTGCAAGACCTCAACGTGGTCAGCCTCGCCAAAAAGCGGGAGGAGATTTTCTTACCCGGAGAATCCCAGCCCCTCACCACTGAGGCCGACCAACCGGGCGTCCAGCTTTTGCGCCGCCTGCGGGACGAAGCCCACCGCTTTGCTATCAGCTTCCATCGCCAAAAACGCACGGAACGCATGCGCCGCTCCCGCCTGTCGGATATCCCTGGCCTGGGCCACCATCGCCAAAAGGAACTCCTCGCCGCCTTTCGCTCCATCGACTACATCCGAGAAGCCAGCCCCGAACAGTTGGCCACCGTCCCCGGCATTGGCCCCCAACTGGCCCAAACGATCTACACCTACTTCCATCCCCAGAGCGATCTCACCGGGGCCACGGACGATATCCCCCAAACACCCCTCACCAGGATTGACGAAGCCACCCCTGGGCCAGAGACACCGGGGGCCTTGCAGCTCACCCCAGGCCACAACGGCGACAGTGACCCACACCCATAA
- a CDS encoding carbonic anhydrase — protein sequence MEKLLRGLREFQEHYIPSHQELMQELAKGQHPRVLFIGCSDSRVDPTIITQSEIGDLFIIRNAGNIIPPYEATNGGEGATIEYALEALDIKQVIICGHTQCGAMKGLLQLGELEEKMPLVYDWLSYTAATRKLVFDHYGDRSKKEKLDLLVAQNVLTQIDNLRTYPSIHSKLHTGELSIHGWIYHIENGQLLAYDEEANDFLPPHSKINAYTDSAKVVKAGGLSKDPEEVKAAFSEPVQPYWPGANRLSPEQAARLYRGAVV from the coding sequence ATGGAAAAGCTGCTGCGGGGTTTGCGGGAGTTTCAGGAGCACTACATTCCTAGCCACCAAGAGCTGATGCAGGAATTGGCCAAGGGGCAGCATCCTAGGGTTCTCTTTATCGGCTGTTCCGATTCGCGGGTGGATCCCACCATCATCACCCAGTCAGAAATTGGGGATTTGTTCATCATCCGCAACGCCGGGAACATTATCCCGCCCTACGAAGCCACCAACGGCGGCGAAGGAGCCACCATTGAGTACGCCCTAGAAGCGCTCGACATCAAGCAGGTGATTATCTGCGGGCACACCCAATGCGGAGCCATGAAGGGGCTGTTGCAACTGGGGGAACTTGAGGAAAAAATGCCCCTGGTTTATGACTGGCTGAGCTACACCGCCGCCACCCGCAAGCTGGTGTTCGATCACTACGGCGACCGCAGCAAAAAGGAAAAGCTGGATCTGCTGGTGGCCCAAAACGTCCTCACCCAAATTGATAACCTCCGCACCTATCCCTCCATCCACTCCAAGCTGCACACGGGCGAACTGTCCATCCACGGCTGGATCTACCACATCGAAAATGGTCAACTGCTGGCCTACGACGAAGAGGCTAACGACTTTTTGCCCCCCCACAGCAAAATTAACGCCTACACCGACAGCGCCAAGGTGGTGAAAGCTGGGGGGCTCTCGAAGGATCCGGAGGAGGTCAAAGCGGCCTTTAGCGAACCCGTGCAGCCCTACTGGCCGGGGGCCAACCGCCTCAGCCCCGAACAAGCGGCGCGGCTGTATCGAGGGGCCGTCGTCTAG
- a CDS encoding VOC family protein encodes MTDSTAAQPLACSSAYVVLASQAFEPLVAFYQAFLGQDPHPHWPQRYAEFTWGGLRLGIFSPQASHAAEFQTHQAGAMSLCLEVADLDRAIAHLTRLGYPPPGPILTASHGREIYAYDPDGNRLILHQSPATVGSPAESED; translated from the coding sequence GTGACGGACTCCACCGCCGCCCAGCCCCTAGCCTGCTCCAGCGCCTACGTGGTGTTGGCCAGTCAGGCGTTTGAGCCACTGGTCGCCTTCTATCAAGCTTTCCTCGGCCAAGATCCCCATCCCCACTGGCCCCAGCGCTATGCCGAATTTACCTGGGGCGGGTTGCGGCTGGGCATTTTCTCTCCCCAGGCCAGCCACGCCGCCGAATTTCAGACCCACCAAGCCGGGGCCATGAGTTTGTGCCTGGAGGTCGCTGACCTAGACCGGGCCATCGCCCACCTGACCCGCCTGGGCTATCCGCCCCCTGGCCCCATCCTCACCGCCTCCCACGGGCGCGAAATCTACGCCTACGACCCCGACGGTAATCGGCTGATCTTGCACCAGTCGCCCGCCACCGTAGGATCCCCCGCCGAATCGGAGGACTAG
- a CDS encoding 1-acyl-sn-glycerol-3-phosphate acyltransferase, giving the protein MSFLQQAQPPLRFLPPQPNRTVLRVTQWLMPAWIRWRENLQRVESHNVDPLVYLMRDFQAQQHRFLLAFRHPSPQDAFCLAHLLWYDVPRRAKQLGVTLDYPVHAHFIYDRGIPLWAGAWVGGFYSRLGGTPIQRGKLDRQGLRSARHLFANGAWPMAAAPEGGNNGHTELVSPLEPGIAQMGFWCVEDLQQAGRSEQVSLLPVGITYQYTPPPWDKLDGWLDRLEQETGLVAMPQATRATDEASSVLSERPSPAGLTDAALQRRYQRLLALGEHLLGVMEDYYQRVYRMPVVTPPAPFADRLEVLRDTALQVAETYFQLPPRGTMIDRCRRIEQAGWERIFRQELGEDQPLSAVARGLADREAEEASLRMWHMRLVENFVAVTGQYVRERPTAERFAETLMIVRDIVWLIKGENPFPRPKLGPQVATITVGEPISVSDRWPAYKAGRKQAVADLTSDLQLALERMIPQP; this is encoded by the coding sequence GTGTCGTTTCTTCAGCAAGCCCAGCCGCCCCTGCGTTTTTTGCCGCCCCAGCCGAATCGAACTGTGCTGAGGGTGACCCAATGGCTCATGCCCGCCTGGATTCGCTGGCGAGAAAACTTGCAGCGGGTGGAGTCCCACAATGTAGATCCGCTGGTGTATCTGATGCGGGATTTCCAGGCTCAGCAGCATCGGTTTCTGCTGGCCTTTCGTCACCCCAGCCCCCAGGATGCCTTTTGTCTGGCCCATCTGCTGTGGTACGACGTGCCTCGGCGGGCTAAGCAATTGGGAGTGACGCTGGATTACCCAGTTCATGCCCACTTTATCTACGACCGAGGCATTCCCCTGTGGGCGGGGGCTTGGGTGGGTGGGTTCTACTCGCGCCTGGGCGGCACACCGATCCAGCGGGGCAAACTGGATCGCCAGGGGCTGCGCTCGGCTCGGCACCTGTTTGCCAACGGAGCATGGCCCATGGCGGCGGCTCCAGAGGGCGGCAACAACGGCCACACGGAATTGGTCAGCCCCCTAGAACCGGGCATTGCCCAGATGGGCTTTTGGTGCGTGGAGGATCTGCAGCAGGCCGGACGCTCGGAGCAGGTGTCCCTGCTTCCGGTGGGGATCACCTATCAATACACGCCGCCCCCGTGGGACAAACTGGATGGATGGCTCGACCGCCTAGAGCAAGAAACCGGATTGGTTGCCATGCCCCAAGCCACGCGGGCTACCGATGAGGCGAGTTCTGTCCTGTCTGAGCGTCCGAGCCCAGCGGGGTTGACGGATGCCGCCCTACAGCGCCGCTACCAACGGCTGCTGGCCCTGGGAGAACACCTGCTAGGGGTGATGGAGGACTACTATCAGCGGGTGTATCGTATGCCCGTAGTCACGCCTCCGGCCCCCTTTGCAGATCGGCTGGAGGTGTTGCGCGATACGGCCTTGCAGGTGGCCGAAACCTACTTTCAACTGCCCCCCCGTGGCACCATGATCGACCGCTGCCGCCGCATCGAGCAAGCGGGCTGGGAGCGGATTTTTCGGCAGGAGTTGGGGGAAGATCAGCCCCTCTCGGCGGTGGCCCGTGGTTTGGCCGACCGGGAAGCCGAGGAAGCCAGCCTGCGAATGTGGCACATGCGCCTGGTGGAAAACTTTGTGGCCGTCACCGGACAGTATGTGCGAGAACGCCCCACCGCCGAACGCTTTGCCGAAACCCTGATGATTGTGCGGGATATTGTGTGGCTGATTAAGGGCGAAAATCCCTTTCCGCGCCCCAAACTTGGCCCCCAGGTAGCCACCATCACCGTGGGCGAACCGATTTCGGTGAGCGACCGCTGGCCCGCCTATAAAGCCGGACGCAAACAGGCCGTCGCCGACCTCACCAGCGATCTGCAACTGGCCCTAGAACGGATGATTCCCCAGCCGTAG